Below is a genomic region from Henckelia pumila isolate YLH828 chromosome 3, ASM3356847v2, whole genome shotgun sequence.
TAATCTATTAaagaattttataataaaaatatcattaaaGTATCTCGTAATAATAATATACGGATGGTTTGTTCtctgtttaatttattttttaaaaaaaatgacacTATATTGAAAGTTTTGCAACCAAAGAAATAATGTTCACACAATTTTCAATCTTGAGGATATAACTTATAAGCAAGCCCCCATTCACACACAGACACACACTGAGGAAGATGGCTGAAGCAGCTCTGAGGTTGCTGACATGGAACCGCCTCGGCTCAGCCTCTCCTTCCATGACTCGCCTCCATCTCCGCCCACCATCGCACGGCGGCAAACAATTACTCTCCGCCGCCAGTTTCAGCCGCGGAATCACCTGCAAAGCCGTGGAGCTAGAATCAGCAGCCTCCGCTGCCCCGGCGGCACCAACGAAAAATAATAGCCGATATGAAATCGAGAACTTAACGACATGGCTTTTGAAGCAAGAACAGGCCGGCCACATAGACACAGAACTCGCAATTGTTCTTTCCAGCATTTCCTTGGCATGTAAGAAGATCGCCTCTTTGCTTCAGAGATCCAATATCATCAACCTCACCGGAGGTCAGGGCACCATGAACATCCAGGGTGAAGATCAAAAGAAACTCGACGTTATAGCCAATGAGGTTCATTGGTTTCAGATTTTCATTTATCTGCATATAAAACCCAGAAACATATTATTGAATTAAGCTATACTACGATGTTTTCAGTTGTTCTGCAGCAGTCTGAGATCAAGTGGGCGGACAGGGGTTATAGCATCGGAGGAAGAAGACGCCCCAGTTGCAGTTGAAGAgacttattctggaaattacattgtGGTTTTCGACCCCATTGATGGCTCTGCTAATATTGACACTAGCTTGACTACTGGCTCCATTTTCGGGATATACGCTCCTGATAAGCAATGTTTATTCAACATAGACGATGATTCTACGGTACATTCTTGACTACTCGAATTTCATTGCGATAAATGCAATTTACCCCATGTTCTAATActatatatatgagttcttggtgaacTTCAAAACTTGTATTTGTGAAATCAATCATACATGAAATTTGAATGCCAAATGGTTTTATTGGATGGGGAAAAGCTCGCTCAAGAACAAGAGAAGTGTGTGGTCAGCGTTTGTCAGCCGGGAAGCAACTTGCTAGCGGCAGGTTACTGTCTGTACTCGAGCTCGGTAGTGTTCACCCTCTCAATAGGCAGGGGAGTTCTCGCCTTCACGCTCGATCCGGCCTATGGCGAATTCGTTTTAACGCACGAAAACATCAGGATTCCGAATACTGGAaaaatttattcattcaatGAAGGAAACTACGACCTGTTCGATGAAAAGTTGCAGAAATACCTGGATGACTTGAGAAAGCCAGGGGCTAATGGCAGGCCATATTCGGGTCGGTACATAGGTTGCCTTGTTGGTGAGATTCATAGGATGTTGCTGGTTGGTGGAATCTATGGGAACCCGAATAACAAGAAGAGCAAGAATGGGAATCTGCGGCTCTTGTATGAGTGTGCACCTATGAGCTATCTGGTCGAACAGGCCGGGGGAAAAGCTACCGATGGATGCCGGAGAATACTTGATATTAGGCCAGATCTGGTACAAAAAACTGATTTTCGAAATAGATCAAGACACTAAATTGAACCAATATTCATTGATTTTTGTCTcatgtaattttattttattttgcagGTTCATCAGCGTACACCAATATTCATCGGCAGTCCGGACGAAGTTGAGAAACTGGAGAAGTATTTATATTAGAAAATTCTGAAATTCTGTATTTATGGGACTTGGAAAAATCCAGAGTCGTAATTGTGTTTGATGGGTTAtaagataataataaaaatgagCCCTTTTGTTGTGGTTAATAACAAAAAatagttatttttttttcaatcaccaaattatcttttaattattctttttttctttctactTGTCAATATCACATCTTGAATTTGACTTAATGTCTCCTCCAGGGGCGACCCTCAGCTAGAGAGATTATGGTGATCGTCCAACGCCCCACTTTGAGATGGATCccgattatttttaaaaattaaattagtatttaaattaatatctaaataaatttatttaataaatagtgTTATAAATACAGCAATtgtgaataaatatatttttatgacaaAAATCTTGTTCCGGATGATTTAAATGATTCACTAACTCTGTTCATCTTCTATCTTTTTTCCTTTTGCGGCCTTCTAACCAATTTAATACATGCACGAAAATTTTTTACAAACTTCCGTTGCATCATAGGTAGACAAAccctcaaatttttttttacttattatTCAATTAAACCTTATTGATTACTTAGATTGCATGTTATGAAAATTGAGTAATTTTACAACAGCTataatttttcttttcattttttctcATTTACTAATGGATTGTtcaatcattattttattaatttttattacattaattTATTATATCTCACCTTTATACATATAATTTTTGTTCGTATTTGACTTCATTATTTAGTACTATTTTACATTTTGATGAATTTAGTTAAATAGTTTCATTCTTGCACaaatttttatcataaaatgTCAAAAAATGACGACTTTGTTTTAGAAAATGTAAATAAaagttaattttaaataatattgattgttgaatattttatttgagaaacTATAGGTAAATTCTTTCTAATAATGTtcttttatattatatgtatatatacacaTACATTATTAACGAAAGAGGATCATATTTTTTACTTCACTCCGGACTACATTTTTCTCAGGACCGCCCCTGATCTCCTCcatttgtttcctttttctcttttGAGCTCAACACATATATTTAGGATATCATgggagttgatatttacactccattttGTGTTATTTGCACTTCACTTGTGAGTAAATTGGACACATATTTTACACATGAATTGGAGTGTAGATAACACaaaatggagtgtaaatatcaactcccATATTTTAAATGTTCTTTTGTTATTGCTATTAGTTATAAAAAAATGAATATATAGATCGGTAATTCATATGATAttctaaaattcaaaaatcaataaaattctcaTTAACCAGATATGACTatatattcaagaaattcctagcccattattttaatctcaaataGTCACTAAatcaatataaatttatattaattttatataattatgaaattaGCTCCATAATTTTAATtcggaaaaaattaaaatggaaTTTAGCAACTTAAACTCATTGAAGTGTATGAAATTGGTATTGGATTGAGCTTTATATAAAGACTATGTGAATAATTTTTTGTTTGGTCATTCACAAGATAATTTTTCAAAGAAAGGGCCTCTGATTGGGCTGGGCCCTGAGGAATATaagatatgtttttttaaaaaaagacctTTGGTGGAACGGATCATGAGGCAGCGGTCTTTTTGATCTTATAAGAGCTCCGGTCCTggtaaaatctaaaaatattttaaattgaaaacATAATAATTAAGTTCTGATAAATTTTCTCATGCATTTACAAATTGCAGCAAGATTCAAAAAATTCTTGAAATATATTGGCTTCGATGCATGACTAATTTGTGTTCATTTATTCATTTTCTATATTTTCTCTGTTTCCCTTGTCGCACGTACCCGTAAGTTTTATCATCACAAGAGTTTCAACTTTATTACTGGTTGCATAAAATGGTATGCAGTTCAAATCCAATAtcgttcatatttttatattatcctCAAGTTTGGATGTCTTCGATTCAGTTAGCCAGAATCGAAGTATTTTTGGTATCTTAAATCATTTGAATTAGTTTGGAGCCCATTTGAAAATGCTTAAAGTTTTGTTCTTATGATTCATAATTTTTTACTTTAAACATTTGCAAACACTAGTGGGTTTGGTTGGATAAgccaaagaaaaaaaacatttattttattctttaaaaaatattgcattttattacaaaaatagttttaaaaaaaacacttattagaatttaaaatttttgtcttTTGGTTTTTGCTTctaatttgatttttaaaaatttttattttttttaaaaaaaatctaaaaaaaactaGCGATATTTAACCAAATAAAGTACCGTTATGTTCACCATATTACTAATATACATATAACTCATCTCATCTCATCTCATCTCATcccacgttcttctcatcatactatttatccatatattaactatttattttacatcaatcaaatcattaattatttatctcacatcaatcaaattattgaactcaaattactatattatcccttataaataatataatttttattttatttattgttaaaaggacaaaatattaatttatatttttatataaaatttaatcaattaaatcaaataaactataatctatcaatcaaattcaatattattttaactatcattttttatttattttttattacattatattacttatctatatattacttatactataactcaaaccaaacggtccCAACAGAACCACTTCTAATTTTCCAATAAAAACACGTTAAAGTGATCGATTTTTTAAGTTGCTGCATCCAAACTCACTCGTTTCACTTCATTTCACTTGAAGATTTACATAGTTTATTTACAAATACAAAAtggataatatattttttaaaattactaTATATGTGAAGGCCCAAAGGCAGAAGAACGAGGTAGCCCGGAAGGAAGGAAATCGAGATCGGGGTAGACATCCTAGGGCAGGGGACTCATTGGGATGCATGTCCCAATATGCACCCAGATAGTGATTCGAGACAGAGCTGTGATTGTATGTGAAGAAAATATGAAGGTTCGGGGCCCGATTCCAGAGAAAGAATCTTTAAAATACTGCGCCTTTTACCAAAAGGACACTACCATGGTCCAATAAGGAGGGTGAAATGGGAAGACTCGAAAATTTCGAGCCAACAACACTACCATGGTCCAAATTAAATGTCCATCAAATGAACCTAATTTTTGAACCATGACTTATCCAAAATATTCACCTCATTTCGGACCTCAATTTAAAAAGAAAAGTTGAAGAGTCTCATTGATGACACAATTGACCAAAACATTTCACATGTGCTTATCAAATTGTAACCTTCATCTTTACCATGATGACCAACCATCACTAAGCTGATTAAGAACCTCAATTAACACCTATTATGACCCAATTTAAGAGGCAAAACGGTTGCCCCTTCAGCTGCAAGTTTACCCTATAAATATCCCTCAATTGTGAAGGAAATCACATCCAAGAAAGCAATTCTAAGTCCATTTTCCAGATTTTTTTCGTCACACAGAATGAATTCTAAATCCAATCTCACCGTTCACAATATACATTTTGATGTTTTACATATTCTGTAAAAGTTTCAACCCAATCTAACGGATAGATTTGTGTCAAATGTCTTCTCAAAAATACTGCACAGATTTTATGTGAGGAGAGAGCAGCTTCAGTTTGAAGTCTGAGAACAAAATgacatccaaatccgatcttcacatTTCACATTTTATTTCACGTCCTAAGAAAAATTCTACTCAAATTTTAGGTCGATCTACGGTTTAATATGTCTCAAATTCTTTTGAAAGTTGACTGATCATCAAGCCTATGCAAATCCAAAATCTCTCCTATTTTCGAGCAAGAAGTGCAACAGATCTCGTACTATTTTCTGAACAATTTAAAACCAAACAAGGGCCTAATTTCCATCCAAGAATCGCACAAGGAGCTGCTACCCAAGACCGATTAGATACTATAAAT
It encodes:
- the LOC140891219 gene encoding fructose-1,6-bisphosphatase, chloroplastic-like — encoded protein: MAEAALRLLTWNRLGSASPSMTRLHLRPPSHGGKQLLSAASFSRGITCKAVELESAASAAPAAPTKNNSRYEIENLTTWLLKQEQAGHIDTELAIVLSSISLACKKIASLLQRSNIINLTGGQGTMNIQGEDQKKLDVIANELFCSSLRSSGRTGVIASEEEDAPVAVEETYSGNYIVVFDPIDGSANIDTSLTTGSIFGIYAPDKQCLFNIDDDSTLAQEQEKCVVSVCQPGSNLLAAGYCLYSSSVVFTLSIGRGVLAFTLDPAYGEFVLTHENIRIPNTGKIYSFNEGNYDLFDEKLQKYLDDLRKPGANGRPYSGRYIGCLVGEIHRMLLVGGIYGNPNNKKSKNGNLRLLYECAPMSYLVEQAGGKATDGCRRILDIRPDLVHQRTPIFIGSPDEVEKLEKYLY